The region GCAGGAGGCCGCGCTCGTCATCGCGCGCGACGGACTGAATCCGCTGTTCGCGCGCTACGGGATGCAGCCGGGCGAATTCGACGTGCTGGCGACGCTGCGGCGCAGCGGTGCGCCGTTCGCGCTGACGCCGACGTCGCTATACGACGCGCTGATGATGTCGTCGGGCGGCATGACCGCGCGCATCGACCGGTTGCAGAAGGCGGGCTGGGTCGAACGCCGGCCGAATCCGGACGACGGTCGCGGCACGCTGGTCGCGCTGACCGACGCCGGCCGCGCGCTGATCGACGATGCGGTGGTCGCGCACGTCGACAATCAGCGCGCGATGCTGGCTTCGCTGTCGCAAGCCGAACAGGTGCAACTGTCGGCGCTGCTGGAAAAGCTGCTGGCGGGATTGACGGGACCGGCGTCGGCGACGACCGAAAGATGACCGGGCCGCCTGATCACGCCGAACGCAGCGCGCGGCCAGAAGCGGAAAACGCGGAAAACGCGGAAAACGGAAGGAAGCGGCCCGCTGCGCGGTGCAGCGGGCCGCCTGTGGAATGAACGTCGAACGCCCGTGGCCCGCACCGACCGGCCATGCGGCGGGCACGCAGGCAGCGGGCCGCGCCCGCTGCACGAAACAGTCGCGCGTCAGTCGCGTGCCGGGATATTGAGCCCGCGCGCAACGGCCGGACGCGCGACGAACGCGTCGAGCGCTCGCGCGACATGCCGGAACTCGCTGAAGCCGACGAGATCGCCCGCCTCGTAGAAGCCGACGAGGTTGCGCACCCACGGGAAGATCGCGATGTCGGCGATCGTGTACGTATCGCCCATCACCCAGTTGCGGTTCGCGAGATGCGCGTCGAGCACGCCGAGCAGCCGCTTCGATTCGGCGACGTAGCGGTCGCGCGGACGCTTGTCCTCGTAGTCGCGGCCCGCGAATTTATGGAAGAAGCCGACCTGGCCGAACATCGGGCCGATGCCGCCCATCTGGAACATCACCCACTGGATCGTCTCGTAGCGGCCCGCCAGATCCTTCGGGATCAACTGGCCAGTCTTGTCCGCGAGATAGATGAGGATCGCCCCCGATTCGAACAGCGGCAGCGGCCGGCCGTCGGGACCGTTCGGGTCGATGATCGCCGGAATCTTGTTGTTCGGATTCAGCGACAGGAATTCGGGCGACAGTTGGTCGTTCGTGTCGAAGCGCACGAGGTGCGGCTCGTACGGCAGGCCGGTCTCCTCGAGCATGATCGACACCTTGACGCCGTTCGGCGTCGGCAACGAATAAAGCTGGAGACGGTCGGGATGCTGGGCCGGCCATTTTTTCGTGATCGGGAAGGCGGACAGATCGGGCATGAAGGTTCGCTCGTCAATGTGAAGAATCCGCGCTCCGCCGGCTCGCCGCGCGATACTGCCCGCGGCCAGGACGGCAGCGCGGACGGGGCGACCGCGAGGGCAGGCACGCGGGGCGCGCCGAAAACGCCAACTGTAGCCGATCCCCGTGATTGCTGCAGACGGCGGCGATACGTGCCACGGGCCGCGGCCGTGTACGCGTCGTGTCATGGCGCCATGCACGCGTGTGCGGGCGTCGCGGCGCCCGGTGCACCGGTGATGCTGGGCGCGCACTGCGCTGCACGGAGGTGACGACTGCCGGCGCCGCCCGCGTGAACCGATTGCATTGCGGCGCACCCCGATATACGACGTCCTAACACATTACGGGCTGAACGTGCCATGGGATCGCGCGATGTCCAAACCGTCGACAATCGGAAGGTTGTTGTTAGGGAAATTCCCGCCCCGCGCCGCTCGGTTTTTTGTTGACCGACATCGTATAACGCCGTCATGATTTCCTGAAAGAACGGTCCCATCCACCGACCGAAGCGAGGAGACATGAACACAACCACGATCGCGCGCCGCGCCCGCCGGATCGCGCTGGCGCTGGGCCTGACGCTGTCGGCGGCGGCCGTCGCGGCGCCGGTGTCGCTGAACGTCGTCGACGTCGCGGGCAACCTGCAGCTCACGCAGAAGGCCATCGACGCGTTCAAGGAAAAGAACCCGAATCTCGTCGCGAACGTCACTTTCACGAACGCGCCCGCGCCGCAGCTGCCGGGCAAGATCAAGGCGATGCAGGCGGCGGGACGCGCGGACATCGATCTGGTACTGACCGGCACCGACGCGCTGGCCGCCGGCATCGAACAGAACCTGTGGTTGAAGCTGCTGCCCGACAACGCAAGCGCATTTCCCGGCGTGCTCGACAAGTACGCGCCGGGCCCGCGCAAGATGCAGGATCTCGCGCAGGGGTTCGGCCTCGAAGTGACCTACATGCCGGCCGGCCCGCTGCTCGAATACAACCCGGCGAAGGTCAGCGATCCGCCGAAGACGCCCGACCAGCTGCTCGCGTGGTGCAAGGCGCATCCGAACAAGCTCATTTACGCGCGCCCGGCGAACTCCGGCCCCGGACGCACGTTCCTGATGGGGCTGCCATACGTGCTCGGCGACAAGGATCCGCATGATCCGATCAACGGCTGGGACAAGACCTGGGCGTTCCTGAAACAGTTGAACGAATGCGTGCCGTACTACCCGGGCGGCACGTCGGCGGTGATGAAGGAGCTCGGCGAAGGCACGCGCGACATGACCGTCACCGTCACCGGCTGGGACCTGAACCCGCGGGCGCTCGGCATCGTGCCGGCCGACTTCCGGGTCCAGGCGTTCGACAACATGACATGGGTCAACGACGCCCACTACATGGTGATCCCGAAGGGCGTGCCGAAGGACAAGCTCGACGTGCTGTTCAAGCTGATGAATTTCCTGCTCGAACCGGCACAGCAGGCGATGACCTACGACGACGGTTATTTCTACCCGGGCCCGGCAGTGAAGGGCGTGACGCTCGAGATGGCGCCCGCGCACAGCCAGGAAGTGATCAGGAAATTCGGCCGCCCCGAGTACGCGAAACTCCTCGCGGATCGTCCGCACGTGCAACCGCTCAGCGCGCAGGCGATGGTCGCCGCATTCCAGAAGTGGGACCGCGAAATCGGTTCGCAGAAGTCGAAATGACGGATGAACCCGCGGGCGCGCGAGCGCCCGCGCCGACGGAGTTCGCGTAATGAAGCACAGTTTCGAACGGTTGCGGCTCGATGGCGTGTGCCGCAGCTTCACCAACGCGGAGGGCGCGCAGGTCGCCGCACTGAACGGACTCGATCTAGACATCCACCGCGGCGAATTCATCGCGCTGCTCGGCCCGTCGGGCTGCGGCAAGTCGACCGCGCTGAACTGCATCGCCGGGCTGCAGCCGCTCACGAGCGGCGGCATCTGGCTCGACGACACGCGCATCGACGTGCTGCCGCCCGAGCGCCGCGGCTTCGGGATGGTGTTCCAGAACTACGCGCTGTTTCCGCACATGTCGGTGCTCGACAACGTCGGCTTCGGCCTGAAGATGCGCGGCGTGCCGAAGCAGGAGACACGGCGGCGCGCGCAGCAGGCGCTCGAACTCGTGCAGCTCGTCGGCCATGAGGGCAAGTTGCCCGGGCAACTGTCGGGCGGCCAGCAGCAGCGCGTCGCGATCGCGCGTGCGATCGTCATCGAGCCGCCGCTGGTGCTGATGGACGAGCCGCTGTCGAACCTCGACACGAAGCTGCGCATCGAGATGCGCGCGGAGATCCGACGCATCCACACGCAGCTCGAACGCGCGACGATCTACGTCACGCACGATCAGGACGAGGCGCTGTCGATGGCCGACCGGATCGTCGTGATGAAGGAGGGCGTCGTACAGCAGGTCGCGTCGCCGAAGGACGTATATACGCGCCCGCACAACCTGCACGTCGCGCGCTTCATGGGCTATCGCAACGTGCTGCCGTTCACGCTGGAAGGAATGGCCGGCGACTACGTGAACGTCGGTTCGGCCGGTGTGCGTATCGCCGGTGTGCCGATGGCCGGCTTCGACGGCAAGGACGTGCTGGTCGCGCTGCGCCCCGACGACATCGAGCGTGCGGCACCGGGCGCCGACAACGCGTTCGATGCGACCGTCGAGACGGTGAAGTACGGCGGCCGCGACTCGCTGGTTCGTGCGATCGCGCCGTTCGGCGCGATCTGGGCGCGCATGGCTGGCGAATTCTCGCCAGGCGAGCCGCTGCGGTTGCGCGTGGCGCCGGCGCGCACGCTCGTCTATCCGGGAGGCGGGCAATGACCGGCCCGCGCCACCCGGCGGGCGCGGCGGCGCACGGCCCGGAGGCCGCATGAGCACGCTCGCGACCGGCGGCGCGCCGCGCGACGCGAAGGCGTGGCTCGTCACGCCCGCGCTCGCGTTCATCGTCGCGCTGTTCATCTACCCGTTCGCATACGGTCTCGTGCTGTCGTTCCAGCCGATGAACGGCGGCGGCGCGCTAGCGAACTACGTGCAGTTCTTCACCGACACCGCGATGTGGCCGACGGTGCTCGTCACGCTGAAGCTCGCGGTGCCGGCGACGCTGATCAACGTCGGGATCTCGGTGCCCGTCGCGTTCGCGCTGCGCCGCAATTCGCCGTACCAGAAGTTCGTGACGACATTGCTCGTGATTCCGGTCACGCTTGGCACGGTGCTCGTCGCGGACGGGATGCTCACGTACTTCGGCCCGAACGGCTGGTTCCCGCAAGCGCTGCAGGGGCTGCATCTGTACACGGACGAAGTGCGCCTCACGCACAACTACTGGGGCGTGCTGTTGTCACTGATCGTGTCTGGGTTTCCGTTCGCATTCCTGCTGATGCTGTCGTACATCAGCGGCATCGACCCGACGCTCGCGCGCGCCGCGGCCACGCTCGGTGCGAATCCATGGCAGCAGTTCCGGCGGATTTACTTGCCGCTGCTCGTGCCGGGGCTCACGATGGCCGCGTGCCTGTCGTTCGTGCAGTCGTTTTCGGTGTTCCCGTCGGCCGTACTGCTCGGCGCGCCGGCCGGGCCGACGCGCGTGATTTCGATCGCAGCCGCCGAAGCCGCGTTCGAGAGCTACGACTATTCGCTCGCGTCGGCGATCGCGATCGTGATGGGCTTCGTGCAGTTGCTGGTGGTCGCATCGATGCTCGGCGCACGCCGCTTTTTCTATACCGGTCCGGTCACGGGAGGCAAGGGCTGATGGCGACCGACAATCACGCAGCGCCGGCGTGGCCGCCGAAGCACAGCCCGCCCGGCGCCCAGCCCGTCAACGCGATGAAGCCGCAAAAGATGCGCGGCAACTTGGCCGGCCGTGCGTGGAAGGCGCTCGTATGGGGGCTGATGGCGTTTTTCCTGCTGAACGTGATGTTGCTGATTGCGACCGTCGCGGTGAACTCGATCGCGACGCGCTGGTTCGGCACGCCGCTGCCGCAGGGCTTCACGCTGCACTGGTATGCGAAGGCCTGGGAAGACTTCCAGCTTGCGAGCGTGCTGTGGGTGACGGTCGAGGTGGTCGGCGCGGTGGTGCTGCTGTCGGTCGCGCTCGGTGTGCCGGCCGCGTATGCGCTCGCGCGCGTGCAGTTCCGCGGCAAGCGGTTCGCGCTGCTGGTGTTCCTGCTGCCGCTGATGGTGCCGCCCGTTACCTACGGGATTCCGATGGCGACCGTGATGTACAAGGTCGGACTCGCCGGCACGCTGCCGGGCGTGATCCTGGCAAACCTCGTGCCGGCGCTGCCGTTCGTGATCCTCGTGATGACGCCGTTCATCGAGCAGATCGATCCGAATCTCGAGGCCGCCGCGCGCATCTTCGGCGCGAACACGTGGCGCTATTTCCGCTACGTCCTGCTGCCGTTGCTGGTGCCCGGCATGCTCGCTGCGGGGCTGCTCGTGCTCGTGCGCACGATCGGGATGTTCGAGTTAACGTTTTTCACCGCGGGCCCGAGCACGCAGACGCTCGTCGTCGCGCTGTATTACGCGGTCTTCTCGACCGGCGTGCGCGCGCCGCAGTCGATCGACGCGATGGCGATGATCTATATGGCGATCACGCTCGTGTGGGTCGTGATCGCGCTGCAGTTCGTCAGCCCGACGCAACTCGTCAGCCGGGTGAAACAGGAGCGGCAGTAGCCGGCGGTGCAATCGGTTACAAATGGATACCGCGAACCGCGCGTGGACGTTGCAGACTACGCGGCGTATCGGCTTGGCAATGCACGCCCTCGCATCGCCGCATGCCGCCCGACGTTCACCGATTCACGGAATTCCATGAAGCTTCAAACGCTGCTGACGCTCGGCTGTGCCGCCACGCTGCTCGCCGCCTGCAACCTGATCCACGATGGCCCCGGCTCGAGCGACGTCGACGCCGCCGTGCGCCGTGCGCTCGACGCGGAAAACCACGGCGGCCTGAACGCGCTGTTCGGCCAGCCGCTGCCCGTATCGGCCGATGTGATCTCGGCGAAGCCCGACGGCGACTGCCGAAAGGCTCGCGAACGCACGTACACGTGCGACGTCGTGGTCACGTGGCGCAATTCCGACTATGCGCCGTCGCGCGCGAACCTCACGTTCGTGCAGGGCGCCGACGGATCGTGGCAAACGTCCGGCGTCGACGCCGCCATCGCGACCGGTGCCGCGAAGTCGCTGATCGACAAGATCGGCAACGCGTGGCCGGGGAGTGCGGCCCGCGGCGCGTCGACGCCGCAGTAAAGTCGCCGGCGGCATTTTTCGCCGGCTCCGCGCATCCATGCGGATCATCGACGACGATGCGATGACGCGCATGCTGGTGGTGGAAAACGCTGGAGCCCGAAGGCTTTCGCGTCGAGGAAGCGACGGAGCCGGACGAAGGCATCGCCGCGTTCCTGCGGCATCGCCCCGCGGTCGTGCTGCCCGATGTCGCGAAATGCCCGGCGGCGACGGCTTCGACGGTTGCCGCGCGCTGCGTGCGTTGCCGGAGGGGCACCGCGTGCCCATCGTCATGCTCACGGCGGAATGACGACGACGCATCGATCGCCCGTGCGTTCGACGCCGGCGCGACCGATTTCGTGTCGGAGCCGATCCGCTGGAAGCTGCCGGGCTACCGGATCCGCTATCTGCTGCGCGTGTCCGGAATCGGCCTGCTGCAGCGCGCAAAGGCGCTACGCGGACATCGTGAGGATTTTGCTGTCCAGCTGCGGAGAAGGGCAATCGATCGCCGACGCCCGTGGCGACGACCTGGTCCAAAGCTGCTGATCAAGCCATCGGACGTCGCGCTGCTGCACAAGCACATCGTCGAATCGTTCCAGCGATTCGAGCACGACTTGCTACACCACGGGATCGGAGTGGGCGCGGGTCGCTTGGGCTCGCACCGGACTCCGTTCCGGGCGGTCGATGCGCCGGAACCGCGCGAGCGGGCTTGAGGCCGAGCGCAGCGGCGGGGCGGCCGGCGGCGATTTAAGGGCGCGACCACAGGTGATGGCCGGCATGCGAACGGGGTTATAGGGAAAACCCTTATTCCCGGGTATAATGGCGGCCTAGCAGAAAGGTCGAATCATGCCTGAACGTTTCCAATCCCTTGAAAAGTTTGTGTTTTCCCTGGTCGTGATGTCGGCGGTCGCGTGCTCCGCATTCCTTGCGTACGAGCGCCACCCGGAGATCAAGATTGCGTTGCACGAAGGCGAAGCGCTGATGCGCGAAAGCGCCAAGTACTCGGTCATTTGCTCGCCGTCCAAGGTCGATCCTTGCGTCGAGATGTCGGCCTACTGAACTCCGCCTCGCAGGCCACTCACCACTGATTTGCCCCCGCGCGCGGCCTGCGTCCGCGCTCGCGCGGGCCACGCCTCGCGCATCGGTGCGCAGCGCTGCACCGCTCCCGCATCGCCCCAGCTCTGTCTCCCGCGCTTTCCTCCATTCCATCGCGGCTCGCGTCCTGTCCGCAGCGCGTCGGCACGCCGTCATGTCTGCACCCGCTGCGTACCGGCGTGCCGCTGCCCCTCAAATCTTCCGGCGACGACATCGAGCCGCCCGCATTGCGTCGTCAGTCGCCCGCACGACGTGCGGCATCGCGGTAAGCGCCGGATGCGACAGACCGACCGGACCGCGTGAAACCGCCATGCCTTTCCGCCCGGGAAAGGCTGGTTGAGCATCGATCGATTTTCGCGGGCTCCGAACGCCGTCATGATCGCCGTCATCGACAACACGCTTTTTTCATCGGAGACAGCCATGACGAGACCGCTGGACGGCATCCGCGTACTGGAACTCGGCCAGTTGATCGCCGGGCCGTTCGCAGGCCGGATGCTCGCCGAATTCGGCGCGGACGTGATCAAGGTCGAGCCGCCCGGCGTCGGCGACCCGCTGCGCAAATGGCGGCTGATGCACGACGGCACGTCGGTCTGGTGGGCTGTGCAGTCGCGCAACAAGCGCTCGGTCGCGCTCGACCTGCGCACGCCCGAAGGGCAGGACGTCGTGCGGCGCCTCGTCGCCGAAACGGACGTGCTGATCGAGAATTTCCGCCCGGGCACGCTGGAGGGCTGGGGGCTCGGCTGGGACGTGCTGTCCGACATCAACCCCGGCCTGGTGATGCTGCGCGTGTCCGGTTTCGGCCAGACCGGCCCGTATCGCGACCGGCCCGGCTTCGGCGTGATCGCGGAGGCAATGGGCGGCCTGCGGCACCTGAGCGGCGAACCGGGCCGCACGCCGGTGCGCGTCGGCGTGTCGCTCGGCGATTCGCTGTCGGCGCTGCACGGCGTGATCGGCATCCTGCTCGCGCTGCGGCATCGCGATCTGCAGGGCGGCAACGGTCAGGTCGTCGACGTCGCGCTGTACGAATCGGTGTTCAACATGATGGAAAGCCTGCTGCCCGAATACGCGGCGTTCGGCGCGGTGCGCCAGGCGGCCGGCAGCAGCCTGCCCGGCATCGCCCCGAGCAACGCGTACCGGTGTCGGGACGGCCGGTACGCGCTGATCGCGGGCAATGGCGACAGCATCTTCCGGCGCCTGATGGAGGTGATCGGGCGCCCCGATCTCGGCAACGACCCGGCGCTCGCGCACAACGACGGGCGTGTCGCGCAGGTCGCGCGCATCGATGCGGCGATCGGCGAATGGAGCGCGCGGCGCGACCTCGACGACGTACTGGCCGCGCTGAACGACGCGCGCATCCCGTCCGGGCGCATCTACGACGTGGCCGACATCGCGGCCGACCCGCATTACCGCGCGCGCGACATGATCGTCGACGCCGCGCTGCCCGACGGCACGCCCGTGCTCGTGCCGGGCGTCGTGCCGAAGCTCGGCGCGACGCCGGGATCCATCGAGCGTCCGGCACCGGCACTCGGCGCCGATACGGGCGCGGTGCTCGAATCGCTCGGCATCGACGCCGCGACACGCGCCGACTGGCGTGCGCGCGGCGTGATCTGAATTCGCCGAGGCGACGACATGAACCGGCAGACCAAACGGCTCTACATCCACGAAGTCGCGACGCGCGACGGATTCCAGAATGAAGCGGCGTTCGTCGATACCGACGACAAGATCGCGCTCGTCGACGCATTGAGCGCATGCGGCTACGCGAAGATCGAAGTCACATCGTTCACGTCGCCGAACGCGATTCCGGCGCTGCGTGACGCCGAGGCCGTGATGCACGGCATCGTGCGTGCTCCGGCGGTCGTCTATACGGCGCTCGTGCCGAACGTGCGCGGTGCCGAGCGTGCGCTGTCGTGCGGCGTCGATGAAGTCAACCTCGTGATGTCGACGAGCGAGAGCCACAATCGCGCGAACCTGCGGATGACGCGCGAGCAGTCGTTCGCGCAACTGCACGACGTGATCGACGCGGTGCGCGGCACCGGCATCGCGATCAATGTGTCGCTGTCGACCGCGATGGGTTGCCCGATGGAAGGCGACGTGCGCGCGGAAACCGTGCTCGCGTGGATGCAGCGTTTCGCGGATCTCGGCGTGCACGGCTTCACGCTGTGCGATACGACCGGAATGGCGTATCCGTCGCAGGTGCGCGATCTCGCCAGGCGCGCGCGTGAACGCTTCGGCGCGCTTCAACTCACGCTGCACTTTCACAACACGCGCGGGATGGCGCTTGCCAACACGCTTGCCGCGCTCGACGCCGGCATCGATCGCTTCGACGCATCGCTCGGCGGCCTCGGCGGCTGCCCGTACGCGCCGGGCGCGACGGGCAACGCATGCACGGAAGAGCTCGTGCACATGCTCGCGCTCGACGGCTACGACACGGGCGTCGATCTCGCGGCCGTGCTCGCCGCGGCTGCACGGCTGCCCGCGCTGATCGGGCACGACGTGCCGAGCCAGCTTCTGAAGGCCGGGCGCCGATCGGACCTTCATCCGCCGCCGCGCGCGCACGCCGGGGACCGGCCGGCGCAGCGGACTTTTCTCGTGAACAGGAGCGAAGCGCATGGCGCTGATTGACCATCTCGACCACCTCGTGCTGACCTGCGTCGATCCGGAGCGGACAACGCACTTCTATACGAAAGTGCTGCAGATGCAGCTCGAAACCTTCGGCACGGGCCGGATCGCGTTCCGCTTCGGCAATCAGAAAATCAATCTGCACGTGCGCGGCGCGGAGTTCGAGCCGAAGGCGCACGTGCCGGTGCCCGGCGCGCTCGATGTGTGCTTCATCGCGTCCGTGCCGCTCGACGACGTGATCGCGCATCTGCAGCGCGTCGGGTGGCCGATCGTCGACGGGCCCGTCGAGCGCACGGGTGCAACGCAAAAGATCAGGTCCGTGTACGTGCGCGATCCGGACCTGAACCTGATCGAGATCTCCGAGCTGGCCTGAGCCGCGTCGCGCTGCGTGGCTGGCGTCGTGCCGCTTCAACGCGTCGATCGCGTTCGTCCGGCCGCTCCGGCGGCAAGACAGTCCTTCGCCGAAAGCGGACAGACATAAGCGCCGCCCGCCGATTCCCGATAGCACGGCGCGCTCACGCTGCGGATAATGGTGCAACGGCGTCGGTCCGTCCGCCGCCTTCACGGCGGGGCATCATTCACGTCCCGCGCATCCGCCATCCGACCGGGCACTTTCCGCATGACGATCCTCTATCGCGGCATGGACCGCGCGGCGCTCGACGCCGCCTACCTGAACACCAAAGCCATTCCCGACTTCCCGGCCGTGCTCGCGTCCTGTCAGGCGCGCAGTGCGGCGCTCTATGAAGCGACGCGCGGGCAGCGCGACCTGCGTTACGGCGCGCATGCCGCGCAGCGCTTCGACTGGTTGCGGTGCGGCCGGCCCGATGCACCGCTGTTCGTATTCATTCACGGCGGCTACTGGCAGCACTGCGCAAAAGAGGATTTCGCGTACGCTGCCGCCGGACCGCTCGCGCGCGGCTTCGACGTCGTGCTCGCCGAATACACGCTTGCACCGGCCGCATCGATGACCGACATCGTCGGCGAGATCGGCGCGCTGCTCGACTATCTCGCGGCCGATCCCGACGGTATCGGCACCGCTGGCCGCCCGATTCACCTGAGCGGTCATTCGGCGGGCGGCCATCTGACGGCCGTGCATCGCGCGCATCCGGCGGTCGTGTCCGCGCTCGCGATCAGCCCGCTCGTCGACCTCGAGCCGATCGCACTGTGCGTGCTCGGCGACAAGCTTCGGCTCACCGCGCGCGAGATCGCCGCTTACAGCCCGTTGCGCCACATCGGCCGCGGCGCGCCGACCGTCATTGCGGTAGGCGACGCCGAGTTGCCGGAGCTCGTGCGGCATGCGCACGACTACGCGCA is a window of Burkholderia latens DNA encoding:
- a CDS encoding MarR family winged helix-turn-helix transcriptional regulator, which encodes MDRAAHALAQWRVERPDLDASSMLVIGRLQEAALVIARDGLNPLFARYGMQPGEFDVLATLRRSGAPFALTPTSLYDALMMSSGGMTARIDRLQKAGWVERRPNPDDGRGTLVALTDAGRALIDDAVVAHVDNQRAMLASLSQAEQVQLSALLEKLLAGLTGPASATTER
- a CDS encoding glutathione S-transferase N-terminal domain-containing protein encodes the protein MPDLSAFPITKKWPAQHPDRLQLYSLPTPNGVKVSIMLEETGLPYEPHLVRFDTNDQLSPEFLSLNPNNKIPAIIDPNGPDGRPLPLFESGAILIYLADKTGQLIPKDLAGRYETIQWVMFQMGGIGPMFGQVGFFHKFAGRDYEDKRPRDRYVAESKRLLGVLDAHLANRNWVMGDTYTIADIAIFPWVRNLVGFYEAGDLVGFSEFRHVARALDAFVARPAVARGLNIPARD
- a CDS encoding ABC transporter substrate-binding protein translates to MNTTTIARRARRIALALGLTLSAAAVAAPVSLNVVDVAGNLQLTQKAIDAFKEKNPNLVANVTFTNAPAPQLPGKIKAMQAAGRADIDLVLTGTDALAAGIEQNLWLKLLPDNASAFPGVLDKYAPGPRKMQDLAQGFGLEVTYMPAGPLLEYNPAKVSDPPKTPDQLLAWCKAHPNKLIYARPANSGPGRTFLMGLPYVLGDKDPHDPINGWDKTWAFLKQLNECVPYYPGGTSAVMKELGEGTRDMTVTVTGWDLNPRALGIVPADFRVQAFDNMTWVNDAHYMVIPKGVPKDKLDVLFKLMNFLLEPAQQAMTYDDGYFYPGPAVKGVTLEMAPAHSQEVIRKFGRPEYAKLLADRPHVQPLSAQAMVAAFQKWDREIGSQKSK
- a CDS encoding ABC transporter ATP-binding protein, which translates into the protein MKHSFERLRLDGVCRSFTNAEGAQVAALNGLDLDIHRGEFIALLGPSGCGKSTALNCIAGLQPLTSGGIWLDDTRIDVLPPERRGFGMVFQNYALFPHMSVLDNVGFGLKMRGVPKQETRRRAQQALELVQLVGHEGKLPGQLSGGQQQRVAIARAIVIEPPLVLMDEPLSNLDTKLRIEMRAEIRRIHTQLERATIYVTHDQDEALSMADRIVVMKEGVVQQVASPKDVYTRPHNLHVARFMGYRNVLPFTLEGMAGDYVNVGSAGVRIAGVPMAGFDGKDVLVALRPDDIERAAPGADNAFDATVETVKYGGRDSLVRAIAPFGAIWARMAGEFSPGEPLRLRVAPARTLVYPGGGQ
- a CDS encoding ABC transporter permease produces the protein MSTLATGGAPRDAKAWLVTPALAFIVALFIYPFAYGLVLSFQPMNGGGALANYVQFFTDTAMWPTVLVTLKLAVPATLINVGISVPVAFALRRNSPYQKFVTTLLVIPVTLGTVLVADGMLTYFGPNGWFPQALQGLHLYTDEVRLTHNYWGVLLSLIVSGFPFAFLLMLSYISGIDPTLARAAATLGANPWQQFRRIYLPLLVPGLTMAACLSFVQSFSVFPSAVLLGAPAGPTRVISIAAAEAAFESYDYSLASAIAIVMGFVQLLVVASMLGARRFFYTGPVTGGKG
- a CDS encoding ABC transporter permease; translated protein: MATDNHAAPAWPPKHSPPGAQPVNAMKPQKMRGNLAGRAWKALVWGLMAFFLLNVMLLIATVAVNSIATRWFGTPLPQGFTLHWYAKAWEDFQLASVLWVTVEVVGAVVLLSVALGVPAAYALARVQFRGKRFALLVFLLPLMVPPVTYGIPMATVMYKVGLAGTLPGVILANLVPALPFVILVMTPFIEQIDPNLEAAARIFGANTWRYFRYVLLPLLVPGMLAAGLLVLVRTIGMFELTFFTAGPSTQTLVVALYYAVFSTGVRAPQSIDAMAMIYMAITLVWVVIALQFVSPTQLVSRVKQERQ
- a CDS encoding CaiB/BaiF CoA transferase family protein, translated to MTRPLDGIRVLELGQLIAGPFAGRMLAEFGADVIKVEPPGVGDPLRKWRLMHDGTSVWWAVQSRNKRSVALDLRTPEGQDVVRRLVAETDVLIENFRPGTLEGWGLGWDVLSDINPGLVMLRVSGFGQTGPYRDRPGFGVIAEAMGGLRHLSGEPGRTPVRVGVSLGDSLSALHGVIGILLALRHRDLQGGNGQVVDVALYESVFNMMESLLPEYAAFGAVRQAAGSSLPGIAPSNAYRCRDGRYALIAGNGDSIFRRLMEVIGRPDLGNDPALAHNDGRVAQVARIDAAIGEWSARRDLDDVLAALNDARIPSGRIYDVADIAADPHYRARDMIVDAALPDGTPVLVPGVVPKLGATPGSIERPAPALGADTGAVLESLGIDAATRADWRARGVI
- a CDS encoding hydroxymethylglutaryl-CoA lyase — its product is MNRQTKRLYIHEVATRDGFQNEAAFVDTDDKIALVDALSACGYAKIEVTSFTSPNAIPALRDAEAVMHGIVRAPAVVYTALVPNVRGAERALSCGVDEVNLVMSTSESHNRANLRMTREQSFAQLHDVIDAVRGTGIAINVSLSTAMGCPMEGDVRAETVLAWMQRFADLGVHGFTLCDTTGMAYPSQVRDLARRARERFGALQLTLHFHNTRGMALANTLAALDAGIDRFDASLGGLGGCPYAPGATGNACTEELVHMLALDGYDTGVDLAAVLAAAARLPALIGHDVPSQLLKAGRRSDLHPPPRAHAGDRPAQRTFLVNRSEAHGAD
- a CDS encoding VOC family protein, whose translation is MALIDHLDHLVLTCVDPERTTHFYTKVLQMQLETFGTGRIAFRFGNQKINLHVRGAEFEPKAHVPVPGALDVCFIASVPLDDVIAHLQRVGWPIVDGPVERTGATQKIRSVYVRDPDLNLIEISELA
- a CDS encoding alpha/beta hydrolase; protein product: MTILYRGMDRAALDAAYLNTKAIPDFPAVLASCQARSAALYEATRGQRDLRYGAHAAQRFDWLRCGRPDAPLFVFIHGGYWQHCAKEDFAYAAAGPLARGFDVVLAEYTLAPAASMTDIVGEIGALLDYLAADPDGIGTAGRPIHLSGHSAGGHLTAVHRAHPAVVSALAISPLVDLEPIALCVLGDKLRLTAREIAAYSPLRHIGRGAPTVIAVGDAELPELVRHAHDYAHACEAAGERVARAWLPGMRHFTVLDDLATPDSAMLAALHTLVP